A region of the Vibrio rumoiensis genome:
TCTGCGTCGGCGGAAAGCGGCACACTAATCACATAAGCGTCGGCACTCGAACCTCCTAATAAATATTGCCCCGCCCATGCAACCGGCAATACAAATAACCCCATGAGTAATAAGTAAACAGGAAAGACTCGCCTTGCGACATGCAAATCACGAGCTTGGTCATTTTCAACAATGGTGGTATGGAATTGGCGAGGCAAACAGATGATCGCCGCCATGGTCAGCACCATATGAATGACTAAAGTAGGAATATTGGGGGCTTGATAATATTGCTGCGTCAGATCCGACATGCTGATGTCAGGCGCTTGGTAAATCAGGTAAACCACAAACACGCCAACCACGAGAAAGGCAAATAACTTCACTACCGATTCAAACGCCACCGCCATCATAATGCCACGATGGTGTTCCGTGCTGTCGATATGGCGCGTACCAAATAGCATGGTAAATACCGCCAACACCCCGACCACAAACCATGACACTTGCATATCTTGATAGCCAAGTTGCTGCATTAAATTAGGGGCAACCAGTTCCAGCCCCATGGTAATGCCTCGTAATTGCAAAGCGATATAAGGCAACACGCCAATCACCGCAATGAGTGTCACGGTAATGGCGAGCCCTTGAGATTTACCATAACGCGCGGCGATAAAATCCGCGATAGAGGTAATGTGCTCACGCTTAGTGATCAGAATTAAGCGTGCAAGAATGCGCCAGCCAAAAGTAAAGACAATGATTGGTGCGAGATAAATCGGTAAGAAGGACCACATATCAGCACTGGCTTGGCCAACCGTGCCGTAAAAGGTCCAAGAGGTACAATAGACCGCAATGGATAAACTATAGATCCAAGGTCGCCAGCGAAATAACCAGCTTTTTTGCCTATCGCCATACCAGGCAATTAAAAACAGTATCCCTAAATACGCCAGTGATACTGGGATCACTATCCATCCTTGCATATCGCCCTCAAATCATACATCCATGTATTTACAAGGATTGTGCTACGAGGGCGAGTGACTCTCAATCAATTTGATGTTGAAGTGTGGGCCAAGTGCAAAAACAACTTAGCGCAAAACAAATTAGTGCAAAAACAGATTCGTACCAAAGCGAGCTCAAGTACAACCTTAGACCACTAGCGTTAAAAATATCGTTGAGCTGATTTAGCGAGCCCGTTCATCCAATTTAACCAATAGCGCCAATACACCCATCGCAGCCATCACCCAAAAGATCCCAGCGTGTAAATATTCATAGCCCCATCCACTCAATGCTGTCATTGCCGCGACAAATGCCCCCAAAGGAATCGCGTTATACAGCGATTGTAATGGCACCATTTGGTTGTCATCGGCTTGTTGAATATAGCGAATAGTCGCAAAATGTGTCAGAGCAAAAGTGAGGCCGTGCAACGTCTGTAAACCCGCCAGCATCCAAACCTCATGGGTTAACGCTAAACCACTCCAGCGCACAATCACAGCCAATGACGCCAATAAAAACATGCTTCTTAATGACCAACGAGCAAACAAACGAGCACTAAACGCAAATAACAGCACTTCAGATACGACTGAAAAGCTCCACAAATAACCTATGGTCGACTCAGCAATGCCAGCTTCTTTCCAATAAATCGAACTAAAACTGTAATAAGCCGCATGTGAACCTTGCAACAAGGCCACCAACAACAGAAATTTAATGACCGGCCACTGCTTTAACAGTGCGAGCAAAGGCGGTCTGGCTTTCTTTGCATCTTCAGATTGCGTAACAGGCTTTTGTGATGGTTGACGTAACGACATCAATACCGTCACCAATAAACCCGCGGCTGCCGTGTAAATGATCATATTGCTGCCAAACCCATTAGCGAGATAACCGACTAAGGTGGAACCCACAATAAAGGCGACCGACCCCCATAAACGGCTGCGGCCATAATCAATCAATTTGAGTTTGCTGTAGTAATTGGCCACCG
Encoded here:
- a CDS encoding 3-phenylpropionate MFS transporter — translated: MLKPAPFGWISQYFFGFFFVYGVYLPFWGIWLSDQGVSAADIGILLGLGFATRCVVNLMVTPRVHKVEYLLPALRILTLGCLIFTSLHLAAGGRFLWLALAVIGFNTCFGPGMPLSDSVANYYSKLKLIDYGRSRLWGSVAFIVGSTLVGYLANGFGSNMIIYTAAAGLLVTVLMSLRQPSQKPVTQSEDAKKARPPLLALLKQWPVIKFLLLVALLQGSHAAYYSFSSIYWKEAGIAESTIGYLWSFSVVSEVLLFAFSARLFARWSLRSMFLLASLAVIVRWSGLALTHEVWMLAGLQTLHGLTFALTHFATIRYIQQADDNQMVPLQSLYNAIPLGAFVAAMTALSGWGYEYLHAGIFWVMAAMGVLALLVKLDERAR